From the genome of Rhizobium sp. NXC24, one region includes:
- a CDS encoding RraA family protein yields the protein MNDAPAGDLLPKLTGKISPDRIRLMRAPRPPHGLIEKFKRIPDATSVVADVMDELGITGAIGASVLKPTLPNASIVGPALTVRNIMQRDHVYETARNHVNRMAEFEAHNLALPGDVVVIDGVAGISNMGGISAQTGKRQGEAGAIVFGGIRDVGHSRRVEYPLWATEITPVTGKWRIETVEINGDIQIAGIRVAPGDIVVADETGVCFIPIARAAEVLERALAKAAFEHEKCGAIDAGTAVADLPSKE from the coding sequence ATGAATGATGCTCCTGCCGGAGACCTGTTGCCGAAGCTGACCGGTAAGATCAGCCCCGATCGTATTCGTCTGATGCGGGCGCCACGTCCGCCGCATGGCCTCATCGAGAAGTTCAAACGCATCCCCGATGCGACGAGCGTGGTCGCCGACGTCATGGACGAGCTGGGCATCACCGGCGCTATCGGAGCATCGGTTCTCAAGCCGACCCTGCCGAACGCAAGCATCGTCGGGCCGGCCCTGACCGTGCGCAATATCATGCAACGCGACCATGTCTACGAAACTGCCCGCAACCATGTGAACCGCATGGCGGAGTTCGAGGCTCACAATCTGGCGCTGCCTGGTGACGTCGTCGTCATCGATGGTGTTGCCGGCATATCCAACATGGGCGGCATTTCGGCGCAGACCGGCAAACGGCAGGGCGAAGCCGGCGCCATCGTCTTCGGTGGCATCCGTGACGTCGGCCATTCCCGTCGTGTGGAATATCCACTCTGGGCCACCGAGATCACCCCGGTTACGGGCAAATGGCGCATCGAGACGGTGGAAATCAATGGCGATATCCAGATCGCCGGCATTCGCGTCGCGCCCGGCGATATCGTCGTCGCCGATGAGACCGGCGTCTGCTTCATCCCGATTGCGCGCGCGGCCGAGGTGCTGGAGCGGGCGCTGGCGAAGGCTGCCTTCGAGCACGAAAAATGCGGTGCAATCGATGCAGGGACCGCAGTTGCCGACTTGCCGAGCAAAGAGTGA
- a CDS encoding LysR family transcriptional regulator → MPKRFESSNLDLEGTIIIVVNNMRLDLNLLVVIEAIMLERNVTRAAASLSMSQPAVSNALRRARKLTHDQLFLKVADGVQPTSRMLAIWPELHRSLAVIRASIAPEQFDPRSDPTSFRIAVTDSLAEEAVCGIALKLRAMSPYARLAFSFHTNASSLEGIERGTLDCAVGMFPSLPRDIHVQGLRTDHYMCVMRRGHALEGEMDLDQFVAASHVLVTPSGMDLGVIDGWLSLHGRTRTIAVVVNHFVDALRIVAGSDLMTCVPSGFINGHGRSLVSQHGLVVRHLPFEAEKLVYKLVWHERVHTHPAHQWFRSLVAGICGNVGADNAG, encoded by the coding sequence TTGCCCAAAAGGTTTGAATCGTCCAATTTAGATTTAGAGGGCACGATTATCATCGTGGTGAATAACATGCGGCTTGATCTCAACCTGCTGGTGGTCATTGAAGCGATTATGCTGGAGCGGAACGTGACGCGAGCCGCAGCCAGTCTGTCGATGAGCCAGCCAGCAGTCAGCAACGCGCTTCGGCGCGCCCGAAAATTGACGCACGACCAACTTTTCCTAAAAGTTGCGGACGGCGTTCAGCCAACCTCACGGATGCTCGCCATTTGGCCCGAGCTTCACCGTTCGCTCGCGGTCATCAGAGCCTCAATCGCACCGGAGCAATTCGACCCGCGCTCGGACCCGACCAGCTTCCGAATTGCCGTTACGGATAGCCTTGCCGAGGAAGCGGTCTGCGGCATTGCGCTGAAGCTGCGCGCGATGTCACCCTATGCCCGCTTGGCATTTTCTTTCCATACCAATGCGAGCTCTCTTGAGGGGATAGAGCGTGGCACGCTTGACTGCGCCGTCGGTATGTTTCCGTCGCTCCCACGAGACATCCATGTTCAGGGGCTTCGGACAGATCACTACATGTGCGTGATGCGGCGAGGACATGCATTAGAGGGAGAGATGGACCTTGATCAGTTCGTCGCAGCTTCGCATGTGCTGGTGACGCCATCGGGGATGGATTTGGGCGTGATCGATGGCTGGTTGAGCCTGCATGGTCGCACAAGGACAATCGCCGTCGTCGTCAACCATTTTGTCGATGCGCTGCGCATTGTCGCGGGAAGCGACCTGATGACCTGTGTGCCCAGCGGATTCATCAACGGACATGGCCGATCGCTCGTCTCCCAGCATGGATTGGTCGTTCGTCATCTTCCTTTCGAGGCCGAGAAGCTGGTCTATAAGCTCGTGTGGCATGAACGCGTTCACACCCATCCCGCTCACCAATGGTTCCGCTCGCTTGTTGCCGGTATTTGCGGAAACGTCGGAGCGGATAATGCCGGCTGA
- a CDS encoding D-2-hydroxyacid dehydrogenase family protein, with protein MANLTPRLRVAILDDYQDVVRTLDCFSKLQGHEVTIWNDAVADVNMLAERLANADVLVLLRERTKVDEVLVSRLPNLRLISQNGHVPHIDLAACTRHGVLVSSALTQRPSYPTVEFTWGLILSAMRNIPLESAALREGSWQTTVGLGLRGRTLGIYGFGRLGAMVARIGVAFGMELLIWGRQGSLDRARQEGLPVAASKQALFEQSDVLSLHLRLNAETAGLIDADDLALMKPTALLVNTSRAELIKPGALVAALRNGRPGKAAVDVFEHEPLTDPSDPLLMLPNALCTPHLGYVERDNYEYAYGNAFDQIVAFAQGAPINIHNPDVLKQENAQ; from the coding sequence ATGGCTAATCTCACCCCCAGACTGCGTGTGGCTATCCTCGACGACTATCAGGATGTCGTTCGTACGCTCGACTGCTTCAGCAAACTTCAAGGCCATGAGGTGACGATTTGGAACGATGCGGTAGCCGACGTGAACATGTTGGCAGAGCGACTTGCCAATGCCGACGTACTCGTGCTGCTGCGCGAGCGGACCAAGGTGGACGAAGTGCTGGTCAGCCGACTGCCGAACCTCAGGCTGATCAGCCAGAATGGCCATGTGCCGCACATCGATCTCGCCGCATGCACGCGGCACGGCGTTCTGGTCTCCTCGGCTCTGACGCAACGGCCTTCATATCCAACGGTGGAGTTCACCTGGGGCCTGATCCTCTCGGCGATGCGCAACATTCCGCTTGAAAGCGCCGCGCTTCGGGAAGGGTCATGGCAGACGACCGTCGGACTCGGACTGCGAGGCCGCACACTCGGAATCTATGGCTTTGGCCGGCTTGGCGCGATGGTGGCGCGGATCGGCGTCGCCTTCGGCATGGAGTTGCTGATCTGGGGGCGCCAGGGGTCTCTGGACCGGGCGCGGCAAGAGGGCCTTCCAGTTGCCGCGAGCAAGCAGGCCCTGTTCGAGCAATCGGACGTGCTCAGCCTGCACCTGCGCCTGAATGCCGAGACTGCCGGCTTGATCGACGCCGACGACCTTGCCCTGATGAAGCCGACGGCCCTGCTGGTGAACACGAGCCGAGCGGAGCTGATCAAGCCTGGGGCGCTGGTCGCAGCCTTGCGCAACGGCCGCCCCGGCAAAGCGGCAGTCGACGTGTTTGAGCACGAACCTTTGACCGACCCGAGCGACCCCTTGCTGATGCTGCCAAACGCCTTGTGCACGCCACATCTCGGCTATGTCGAGCGCGACAACTACGAATATGCCTATGGCAATGCCTTTGACCAGATCGTCGCCTTTGCCCAGGGCGCGCCGATCAACATCCACAATCCGGATGTGCTGAAACAGGAGAATGCGCAATGA